The following coding sequences are from one Pseudonocardia sp. HH130630-07 window:
- a CDS encoding peptidylprolyl isomerase: MATNEQRRDAAKRKLAAQEVNRTERAAKRRRTTTISVVATVAVVAIVAAGLWAVTSAWSGPEPAPEAAAPAAAPAAPAAPGTVNCSYSPGEPAAKPVQAPPNGPVSNQGTVPVTLTTSAGPIDLTLDRAKAPCTVASFESLVAQDYFTGTSCHRLTTTPGLQVLQCGDPTGRGSGGPGYSFADELNPPPSYERGVLAMANAGPDTNGSQFFMIYGDAQLPPSYTAFGTIGQEGLATVDKVAAGGESTGSGDGAPTVPVEIQAAAAGQ, encoded by the coding sequence GTGGCGACGAACGAGCAGCGCCGGGACGCGGCGAAGCGGAAGCTCGCGGCCCAGGAGGTCAACCGGACCGAGCGGGCGGCGAAGCGGCGGCGGACGACGACGATCTCGGTGGTCGCCACCGTCGCCGTCGTCGCGATCGTCGCGGCCGGTCTCTGGGCCGTGACCAGCGCGTGGAGCGGCCCCGAGCCGGCTCCCGAGGCCGCGGCGCCCGCAGCGGCACCGGCCGCACCGGCCGCGCCGGGCACCGTGAACTGCAGCTACTCCCCCGGTGAGCCGGCGGCGAAGCCGGTGCAGGCCCCGCCGAACGGTCCGGTGTCGAACCAGGGCACCGTGCCGGTCACGCTGACCACCAGCGCGGGCCCGATCGACCTGACGCTGGACCGGGCGAAGGCCCCGTGCACGGTGGCGAGCTTCGAGAGCCTGGTCGCGCAGGACTACTTCACCGGCACCTCGTGCCACCGGCTCACCACCACGCCCGGCCTGCAGGTGCTGCAGTGCGGTGACCCGACCGGGCGGGGCTCCGGCGGTCCCGGCTACAGCTTCGCCGACGAGCTGAACCCGCCGCCGTCCTACGAGCGGGGGGTGCTCGCCATGGCGAACGCCGGACCGGACACCAACGGCAGCCAGTTCTTCATGATCTACGGCGACGCCCAGCTGCCGCCGAGCTACACCGCGTTCGGGACCATCGGCCAGGAGGGCCTGGCCACCGTCGACAAGGTCGCCGCGGGTGGCGAGTCGACCGGGTCCGGGGACGGCGCCCCGACCGTCCCCGTGGAGATCCAGGCGGCCGCGGCCGGGCAGTGA
- the hisS gene encoding histidine--tRNA ligase gives MRTRRPEPFAAPKGIPEYLPTDSAGFTHVRDTLLGAADRAGYGHIELPVFEDTGLYARGVGESTDVVSKEMYTFADRGDRSVTLRPEGTAGVVRSVIEHSLDRQGLPVKLRYAGPFFRYERPQAGRYRQLQQVGVEAIGIDDPALDAEVIAVADEGFRALGLTGYRLELTSLGDAACRPAYRERLQEFLAGLDLDEATRARAAINPLRVLDDKRPEVRAAMADAPLLMDHLSDAAAEHHARVLEHLDDLGVAHTANPRMVRGLDYYTKTTFEFVHDGLGAQSGIGGGGRYDGLMATLGGAELSGVGFGIGVDRTLLACAAEGVQPWSTARAEVFGVPLGDAAKRRLVAVAAALRARGIRVDLSYGGRGLKGAMKSADRSGARFALVLGERDIEAGTVGLKDLGSGEQQDVPLEAVTDAVVTALAG, from the coding sequence GTGCGGACGCGCCGGCCCGAGCCGTTCGCCGCGCCGAAGGGCATCCCCGAGTACCTGCCCACCGACTCGGCGGGCTTCACCCATGTCCGGGACACCCTGCTCGGGGCGGCCGACCGCGCCGGTTACGGGCACATCGAGCTGCCCGTGTTCGAGGACACCGGGCTCTACGCGCGCGGCGTGGGGGAGTCGACCGACGTCGTCTCCAAGGAGATGTACACCTTCGCCGACCGCGGCGACCGCTCGGTGACGCTGCGGCCCGAGGGGACCGCCGGCGTCGTCCGGTCGGTGATCGAGCACTCGCTCGACCGCCAGGGGCTCCCGGTGAAGCTGCGCTACGCCGGGCCGTTCTTCCGCTACGAGCGGCCGCAGGCCGGTCGCTACCGGCAGTTGCAGCAGGTCGGGGTGGAGGCGATCGGCATCGACGACCCGGCGCTCGACGCCGAGGTCATCGCCGTCGCCGACGAGGGGTTCCGGGCGCTCGGGCTGACCGGGTACCGGCTGGAGCTCACCTCGCTCGGCGACGCCGCGTGCCGCCCCGCGTACCGGGAGCGGCTGCAGGAGTTCCTGGCCGGGCTCGACCTCGACGAGGCAACCCGGGCGCGGGCCGCGATCAACCCGCTGCGGGTGCTGGACGACAAGCGCCCCGAGGTCCGGGCCGCGATGGCCGACGCGCCGCTGCTGATGGACCACCTGTCCGACGCCGCCGCCGAGCACCACGCCCGGGTGCTGGAGCACCTGGACGACCTCGGCGTCGCCCACACCGCCAACCCGCGCATGGTCCGCGGCCTGGACTACTACACGAAGACCACGTTCGAGTTCGTGCACGACGGCCTCGGCGCGCAGTCCGGGATCGGCGGCGGCGGCCGCTACGACGGGCTGATGGCGACCCTCGGCGGCGCCGAGCTGTCCGGTGTCGGGTTCGGCATCGGCGTCGACCGCACGCTGCTGGCCTGCGCCGCGGAGGGCGTGCAGCCCTGGTCGACGGCGCGCGCGGAGGTCTTCGGGGTGCCGCTCGGGGACGCGGCGAAGCGCCGGCTGGTCGCTGTGGCCGCGGCGCTGCGGGCGCGCGGGATCCGGGTGGACCTGTCCTACGGCGGGCGCGGGCTCAAGGGCGCCATGAAGTCCGCCGACCGCTCGGGGGCCCGGTTCGCGCTGGTGCTGGGCGAGCGCGACATCGAGGCCGGCACCGTCGGTCTCAAGGACCTCGGCAGCGGGGAGCAGCAGGACGTGCCGCTGGAGGCGGTGACCGACGCCGTCGTGACCGCCCTCGCGGGCTGA
- a CDS encoding class I SAM-dependent methyltransferase: protein MALADQERWDARHRSAGPGVPMPPDAVRGHLDLVPGAGRALDVACGRGSVAVWLAARGLDVVAVDVSPAGLAAGATLAAGTVPDARIRWVRADLDHGFPAADDRYDVVVCQRFRAPELYPALAAALAPGGLLVLTLLSAVDDEPGPFRAEPGELVRAFAGLDVVEHREGGGEAHLLARRPG, encoded by the coding sequence GTGGCGCTCGCCGACCAGGAACGGTGGGACGCCCGGCACCGCAGCGCCGGTCCCGGGGTGCCGATGCCGCCGGACGCGGTCCGCGGGCACCTGGACCTGGTGCCGGGTGCGGGGCGCGCGCTGGACGTCGCCTGCGGCCGCGGGTCGGTCGCGGTGTGGCTGGCCGCGCGGGGGCTCGACGTCGTCGCGGTGGACGTCTCACCGGCCGGTCTCGCCGCCGGCGCGACGCTGGCGGCCGGGACCGTTCCGGACGCCCGGATCCGCTGGGTGCGGGCCGACCTCGACCACGGTTTCCCGGCCGCAGACGACCGCTACGACGTCGTCGTCTGCCAGCGATTCCGGGCGCCGGAGCTGTACCCCGCGCTGGCGGCCGCCCTCGCTCCCGGCGGGCTGCTCGTCCTCACGCTGCTCTCCGCGGTGGACGACGAGCCGGGTCCGTTCCGGGCCGAGCCGGGGGAGCTGGTGCGCGCGTTCGCCGGCCTGGACGTCGTCGAGCACCGTGAGGGCGGCGGGGAGGCGCACCTGCTGGCCCGCCGGCCCGGCTGA